A window of the Roseovarius sp. S88 genome harbors these coding sequences:
- a CDS encoding DUF4168 domain-containing protein — protein MKNQIVASLAVALLLSTSMASFAQEAEAEASEAAEAESSAADANDGRTLSQIEPAEGFSNDTIDDAKIDSFIQAVSMVGQVGAHYTKLMQEEPDEDKRNFLVETANKDIVKAISAAPNITPEEFVAIDQASQADDVLNKRILARIEEIRSENKPKERLQFSEPEPEPAE, from the coding sequence ATGAAAAACCAAATCGTGGCAAGCCTGGCGGTGGCACTTCTTTTGAGCACATCTATGGCCAGTTTTGCGCAAGAGGCAGAGGCCGAAGCGTCAGAAGCAGCTGAGGCTGAGTCCTCTGCAGCAGATGCGAATGATGGGCGGACGCTTTCGCAAATTGAGCCGGCAGAGGGGTTTAGCAACGACACAATTGACGATGCAAAAATCGACTCGTTCATTCAGGCGGTGTCCATGGTGGGCCAGGTCGGAGCGCATTACACAAAGTTGATGCAAGAAGAACCTGACGAAGACAAACGCAACTTTCTTGTCGAAACCGCAAATAAAGACATCGTAAAAGCGATCAGTGCCGCCCCAAATATCACGCCAGAAGAATTCGTGGCGATCGATCAGGCGTCGCAAGCTGACGATGTCTTGAACAAACGCATTCTGGCGCGCATTGAGGAAATTCGGTCCGAGAACAAACCCAAGGAACGGCTCCAGTTTTCTGAACCGGAACCCGAGCCTGCGGAATAG
- a CDS encoding GNAT family N-acetyltransferase, translated as MSIEIRPLAQTDKADWCRLWTAYLEFYESSVSDEVYDTTFARLLSEDHPTQNGLLAVASGNPVGLVHFIYHPHNWRVEDVCYLQDLYADPDMRGKGVGRRLIEAVYETADARGCPSVYWLTQDFNAEARKLYDRIGTLTPFIKYSR; from the coding sequence ATGAGCATTGAAATTCGCCCCCTCGCCCAAACCGACAAAGCAGACTGGTGCCGCCTTTGGACGGCGTATCTGGAATTCTACGAGTCAAGCGTATCGGATGAGGTCTACGATACTACATTCGCACGACTTTTGTCTGAGGATCACCCAACCCAAAACGGCTTGTTAGCGGTTGCATCTGGAAACCCGGTTGGCCTTGTTCACTTCATCTACCACCCGCACAACTGGCGCGTAGAGGATGTGTGCTACCTGCAAGACCTCTACGCCGACCCCGATATGCGCGGCAAAGGTGTCGGTCGCAGACTCATCGAAGCTGTCTACGAAACTGCAGACGCACGCGGCTGCCCCTCCGTCTATTGGCTCACACAAGATTTCAACGCCGAGGCCCGCAAACTCTACGACCGCATCGGAACCCTGACGCCGTTCATAAAATACAGCCGCTAG
- a CDS encoding phenylacetate--CoA ligase family protein produces MSEYFDELEIRKPEARASAIARALPEQILRAQGLAGYGETLSEIEAGSITSVEALAQLPVLRKSHLTQAQAAVRPFGGLTAQAPSDFAHIFQSPGPIYEPGGTGHDWWRMGRFLHACGIGRGDIVQNCFGYHLTPAGMIFENGGRAVGAAVLPAGTGQTELQAQAAHDVGVTAYAGTPDYLKVILDKADELNLTLQITKAAVGGGALFPSLRQDYADRGIACLQCYATADLGNIAYESTAQEGLIVDEGVIVEIVTPGTGDPVVPGEVGEVVVTTLNPDYPLIRFATGDLSAVMEGESPCGRTNLRIKGWMGRADQTTKIKGMFVRPEQVAALVSRHDAIARARVIASREGEADVMTVKIEADGASPENFADAVVDTLKLKGRIEIVARGSLPNDGKVIEDLRSYD; encoded by the coding sequence ATGTCTGAGTATTTCGACGAATTGGAAATCCGTAAACCCGAGGCGCGTGCGTCGGCCATTGCCCGCGCATTGCCGGAGCAAATTCTGCGTGCTCAGGGACTTGCCGGGTATGGCGAGACATTGAGTGAGATTGAAGCTGGTTCGATCACCTCTGTTGAAGCGTTGGCGCAGCTTCCGGTTCTGAGAAAGTCTCATCTGACGCAGGCGCAAGCGGCGGTTCGGCCATTTGGTGGATTGACGGCGCAGGCTCCTTCGGACTTTGCGCATATCTTCCAAAGTCCAGGTCCGATCTATGAACCGGGCGGCACTGGGCATGATTGGTGGCGCATGGGGCGGTTTCTCCATGCCTGCGGGATAGGGCGCGGCGACATCGTGCAGAATTGTTTTGGCTACCACCTGACGCCTGCGGGCATGATCTTTGAGAATGGTGGGCGCGCGGTGGGCGCGGCGGTTTTGCCAGCGGGCACGGGGCAAACGGAGCTTCAGGCGCAAGCGGCACATGATGTGGGTGTGACAGCCTATGCCGGCACGCCCGATTACCTCAAGGTCATTCTCGACAAGGCGGATGAATTGAATCTGACGTTACAGATCACCAAGGCGGCGGTTGGCGGCGGGGCGCTCTTTCCATCTTTGCGGCAGGATTACGCGGATCGAGGGATCGCATGTCTGCAATGCTACGCCACCGCCGATTTGGGCAACATCGCCTACGAGAGCACCGCGCAAGAGGGTCTTATCGTGGATGAGGGTGTGATCGTTGAGATTGTCACGCCTGGCACCGGAGATCCGGTGGTCCCTGGTGAGGTGGGTGAGGTTGTAGTGACAACACTTAACCCTGACTACCCGCTAATTCGCTTCGCGACGGGTGATTTAAGCGCTGTGATGGAGGGAGAAAGCCCCTGTGGCCGGACCAATCTGCGGATCAAAGGGTGGATGGGGCGCGCCGATCAGACGACCAAGATCAAGGGTATGTTTGTGCGGCCCGAGCAGGTTGCGGCGCTGGTCTCTCGGCATGATGCGATTGCGCGTGCTCGGGTGATTGCCAGCCGTGAAGGTGAGGCGGATGTGATGACCGTCAAAATCGAAGCTGATGGTGCATCGCCTGAAAATTTTGCAGATGCCGTCGTGGATACGCTCAAGCTCAAGGGGCGGATTGAGATAGTGGCACGTGGCAGCCTGCCGAATGATGGCAAAGTGATCGAGGATTTGCGCAGCTACGATTGA
- a CDS encoding DUF6958 family protein, translating into MAELMAEARVACRTPAEGRDGVTNIPAWKFDAVRKAILSVLGERKIRFSELKDAVGEKIPADELSRLGSLGWHVTTVKLELEVRGEVERVPGQTLQVIRLCEVA; encoded by the coding sequence GTGGCTGAGCTGATGGCGGAGGCGCGTGTTGCCTGTAGAACTCCGGCGGAAGGCCGGGATGGCGTGACGAATATTCCCGCGTGGAAATTTGATGCTGTGCGCAAAGCCATTTTGAGCGTGCTCGGTGAACGCAAAATACGCTTTTCGGAGCTAAAAGATGCCGTTGGCGAAAAGATACCTGCGGACGAGCTGAGCCGGCTGGGTTCGCTCGGATGGCATGTGACGACGGTCAAACTGGAGCTTGAAGTTAGGGGTGAAGTCGAACGCGTGCCCGGTCAAACACTGCAGGTCATTCGCTTGTGCGAGGTTGCCTGA